Proteins from a genomic interval of Mesorhizobium sp. CAU 1732:
- a CDS encoding RraA family protein produces the protein MSEHVFDVEDLERLKQWDTPTICNGLELIVPQRQSVGFTVEQMVAAHRSLPPIVGLARVGTVRSSKAAGAKVANLLDWVRYVADAEMPTVVVLEDIDDNPGYGAFWGEVNSLVHRSLGAQGCVTNGSFRDCDMLAPGFQILGGRIGPSHAHVHLVDLGQPVNVFGMQAGHNDVIHADYHGAVVIPAEAVRKLPDAIQLVARREKVILDVCNDPTFTVDMLVSAIRSSAQIH, from the coding sequence ATGAGTGAGCATGTCTTCGATGTAGAAGATCTGGAACGTCTGAAGCAGTGGGATACACCCACGATCTGCAACGGGCTCGAACTGATCGTGCCGCAGCGGCAGTCAGTCGGCTTTACCGTCGAGCAGATGGTGGCGGCCCATCGTTCGCTGCCGCCAATCGTCGGTCTGGCCCGCGTCGGAACAGTAAGATCGAGCAAGGCGGCCGGCGCGAAGGTCGCGAATTTGCTCGACTGGGTTCGCTACGTCGCCGATGCGGAAATGCCGACCGTAGTCGTTCTCGAGGACATTGATGACAATCCTGGATACGGAGCGTTCTGGGGCGAGGTGAATTCGCTCGTCCACCGCTCATTGGGTGCGCAAGGCTGCGTCACGAACGGTTCCTTTCGCGATTGCGACATGCTCGCCCCCGGGTTTCAGATTCTCGGCGGTCGCATCGGTCCCAGCCACGCGCATGTACACCTGGTGGATCTGGGCCAACCGGTCAACGTGTTCGGCATGCAGGCGGGTCATAACGACGTTATTCATGCAGACTATCATGGGGCAGTGGTCATTCCGGCAGAGGCAGTACGGAAACTGCCGGACGCGATTCAACTTGTCGCTCGGCGCGAGAAGGTGATTCTCGATGTCTGCAACGACCCGACATTCACCGTGGACATGCTGGTGTCCGCGATCAGGAGTTCGGCCCAGATTCATTGA